One genomic segment of Helianthus annuus cultivar XRQ/B chromosome 14, HanXRQr2.0-SUNRISE, whole genome shotgun sequence includes these proteins:
- the LOC110917334 gene encoding probable WRKY transcription factor 49 has product MEESAACNLTQVYEDLIRDLLDENSPFLLQPQEITSDSYDNSVNNLLSNLYSGPTISDIETALLATSYTNHTQDFSALARIADMERGVSRAENKYILKIKSSGNVLADDGYKWRKYGQKSIKNSANPRNYYKCTNPRCGAKKQVERSNDDPDTLIITYEGLHLHYMYPYLIFGQSKNLDPPTKKSRKHNVETTADQRQPAKDSEETIRHDWLDQHTSTILANHDPQVELTSQGLLEDMVPLLVRNPINSFKSCSSPSHRSPGDSPSGSWSPNF; this is encoded by the exons ATGGAGGAATCCGCGGCATGCAATTTGACACAAGTGTATGAAGATCTAATAAGAGATCTTCTCGACGAAAACTCGCCATTCCTTTTGCAACCTCAAGAAATCACTAGTGATTCATATGATAACTCCGTTAATAACCTCCTTTCAAACTTATACTCCGGCCCAACAATATCGGATATTGAAACCGCCTTATTAGCTACCAGTTACACAAACCACACCCAGGATTTTTCAGCATTAGCCAG GATTGCAGATATGGAGAGAGGGGTAAGTAGGGCTGAGAACAAGTATATACTGAAAATAAAAAGCAGTGGGAATGTGTTGGCAGATGATGGTTACAAATGGAGAAAGTATGGTCAGAAGTCTATTAAGAACAGCGCCAACCCCAG AAACTATTACAAGTGTACAAACCCCCGTTGTGGTGCAAAAAAACAAGTAGAGCGATCAAATGATGACCCGGACACATTGATCATTACTTACGAAGGACTTCACCTTCATTACATGTACCCGTATCTCATATTTGGCCAATCCAAGAATCTTGACCCACCAACTAAGAAGTCTAGAAAGCACAATGTCGAAACAACGGCAGATCAACGTCAACCAGCGAAAGACTCGGAGGAAACCATAAGACATGATTGGCTTGATCAACATACATCAACGATATTAGCAAACCATGACCCTCAAGTAGAATTGACCTCCCAAGGATTGCTTGAAGATATGGTTCCATTACTTGTACGAAATCCTATCAACTCGTTCAAATCTTGTTCTTCACCATCTCATCGTTCTCCGGGTGATTCACCTTCGGGTTCGTGGTCCCCCAACTTTTGA